tagcagcatggtgcgctgacaacaacctggcccttaactccaagaagaccaaggagctcattgtggacttcaggaagtccaggggcggcacgcacacccccatccatattaacgggacggaggtggaacgtgtttctagcttcatgttcctgggtgttaacatctccgatgacctctcttggacccacaatacctcaactctgatcaagaaggctcaccagcgtctcttcttcctgaggagactgaagaaggtccatctgtctcctcagatcctggtgaacctctaccgctgccaccatcgagagcatccttgccaactgtatcacagtatggtttggcaactgctctgtctccgaccggaaggccttgcagagggtggtgaaaattgcccaacgcatcatcggttcctcgctcccctccattgagtctgtccaaagcaagcgttgtctgtggagggcgctcagcatcgccaaggactgctctcaccccaaccatggactatttaccctcctaccatccaggaggcgctacaggtctctccgttgccggaccagcaggtccaggaacagcttcttcccggcggctgtcactctactcaacaacgtacctcggtgactgccaatcaccaccacccccccccccccccggacactcctcccacaggaaaaacactatggctgtatatatgctaatgtaaatatttattcaaatcatatgctatgtcgctcttccagggagatgctaaatgcatttcgttgtctctgtactgtacactgacaatgacaattaaagttgaatctgaatctaaatctgaagaaggatcacgacctgaatcatcacccattcctctatccagaaatgctgcctgtcccactgagttactttggcattttgtgtccatcttcattgtTCACTTCCCTGAATTTCCCAGTTGACATCActttgtagcggcacctagtggtgaagCTGTGTATTCacaaccctcgtcattggtcgggaCGGTCACGTGACCGGGGGTACGTTCGCCATGAAACAACCAGTCACTATGTTCTCCACTGTAAACCTGTAGAAGTTAAATCACGTATTTGTTGgcattctggatttccccaatcTTAGAAGTAGAAACGTTGATTCactttaggtctttattctatggagcgcagaaggttaaggggggacttgatagaggtatttaaaatgatgagagggatagacagagttgacgtggacaagcttttcccattgagagtagggaagattcaaacaagaggacatgacttcagaattaagggacagaagtttaggggtaacatgagtgggaacttctttactcagagagtggtagcggtgtggaatgagcttccagtggaagtggtgtcggcagggtcattggtatcatttaaaaataaattggataggcatatggatgagaagggaatggagggttatggtatgagtgcaggcaggtgggactacgggAAACaagttgttcgacacggacttgtagggccgagatggcctgtttccgtgctgtaattgttatatggttatagtgcaATGTCATCGGCAACATCTAGGTCTGTGGGGCGTCTTCCTGTTGCAAAATACCGAGGGTGGAGCTGGAAGATGAGAGACGTCCCTCTTTCTGTCTGTCACTCTGATTCTGCCTTTTCCCCTCCTTCCTCTTTCTCTGCATTTCCCCGGCAGGTCGGGGCGCTGCGTATAAAAGAAGACAGCAACAGTCAGCTTGTCACTGAGCAGCGACTCGAGTAAAGCAGCATCATGTCTGGCAGAGGGAAAGGAGGCAAAGGATTAGGCAAAGGCGGAGCAAAGCGGCACCGCAAAGTGCTTCGCGATAACATCCAGGGCATCACCAAGCCAGCTATCCGCCGCCTGGCTCGGCGTGGTGGGGTCAAGCGGATCTCGGGTCTGATCTACGAGGAGACCCGCGGGGTGCTGAAGGTTTTCCTGGAGAATGTGATCAGGGACGCGGTCACCTACACCGAGCACGCCAAGCGCAAGACGGTCACTGCCATGGATGTGGTGTACGCTCTGAAACGACAGGGCCGCACTCTCTACGGCTTCGGCGGCTAAATAACTACCCCCTTTATTCCAACACAAAACAAAGGCTCTTCTAAGAGCCGCCCACAACCTCACAGAAAGAGCAGAGTCTAGGGAATTGGAGTAGATGCAGATTGGAATGTGTTTTATTAAACTAGTTATTCCACCACTGAACATAAGTTTTTAGCTTTTTCACCGCGGTCATTAGAATGCGAAGCCGACAGTAAAAGATCATACACAAGTCGATGTCAGTTTCCCTTTTACCGATATACCTCATGATTAATGCAGCAACAGGAGGGTCGACTCCAAACCGTTCCCTGGGTAACAGTCGCTTATTTCCAGTCACGAGCAGAGCTGAATTCCGTCTGCACCGGGATCCGGTCTGTAAATCCGCGCCGCATATTCAGTCATGATTTAAGCGAGAAGTTAAAGTGGATTTGATATTAAGTTGACAGAAACTGAATTCATTCAGAATCGTATATAAAATACATCCCTCGGTTCCCGGCTGGAATGAAATTGGCGGGCAATTTGAAATTCAACCCGCAACCAATGATACTGCAGTCCGTGCTGTCTGTTTGGCCgagcttcccccaccccacccgccgGTCACAAATCTCTGTATTTCCCCCAGAGGAGCGCGCTTAAACCCCAGCTCTCCACCAAGAACAAACGGCTCTTTTAAGAGCCACTAACCGCCAGAAGAGCTGCGCCTTTCTGTCTAATCTCTTACACTAACGTTTTTTTCTGCGGGCTTTTATCTGAATTGATGCCGCAGTGACTGCTGCTGAGTGGAGTCTGACTTCAGTCATTCAAGTGTAACTGGTTTCGATGTAAATGCCAACACGGCTCATAATGGTGTGTACACGACCAGCCCCTGTTCGCTCTGCGCCCCCTTTTCTCACGCGCTCCGGGTTCAAGGACAACAAACGCCTTTATTACGCACTTTCCACGCGCGCACCtcagtcgctgatcagtccttccACAGACACTGAGTTACACCATCTCCATAATGATGAGGCCGGTTGGAGGGACAAAGGCGGCGACCACATACTCCAACTCCAAGTAACGACCCACACAGCGCTGACGCTGCTAACGGAAATCCTAATGGCTCTGCTCACGCACGGTCTCACTGAAAGTGTTGTGTTGATATTTGGACACCGCATTGATGCAACTGGTTCGATATTTCATTCGCAGGCGATAGTTCTCATTCTGTTTAATTTGATCAAATTAGCCGTCCAAACCACGGTATAATCCAAGACGGCGCTATGAGTATAGAATCCAAGACGGCgatatgagtatagaagctgggatgtaatgttaaaattgtacaaggcattggtgagaccaaatctggagtatggcgtacaattttggtcgcccaattataggaaggatgtcaacaaaatagagagagtacagaggagatttactag
The Leucoraja erinacea ecotype New England unplaced genomic scaffold, Leri_hhj_1 Leri_971S, whole genome shotgun sequence DNA segment above includes these coding regions:
- the LOC129695169 gene encoding histone H4 → MSGRGKGGKGLGKGGAKRHRKVLRDNIQGITKPAIRRLARRGGVKRISGLIYEETRGVLKVFLENVIRDAVTYTEHAKRKTVTAMDVVYALKRQGRTLYGFGG